One Cohnella candidum genomic region harbors:
- a CDS encoding VanW family protein — MKKGLLVAWAAVLVAIGGGAAAATYHIGQDDRLPAGFSVGGWEAGGLSADEALGELRGRLAGLEKMQVKAVASGEDSSVGLPVKTVQQLGLRVSADEAVEAMERYRDRGWWDRAWMRLISGERGMSYPVELAWDDGVLQREVQRAWGGAAGSQPKVATRVITADDQVVYTREVVGREVDLKTLAARVKELVPLSLAADVAAEPRKIALPIIETIPKVTIASLKEEGIDRKIAEFTTSFATSAEGRSHNVTAAAKALNDTLLMPGDVFEYGKIVDKADKEYGYREAPVIVNGKLTPGVGGGICQVSSTLYNAILLAGLDVVERRNHSIPVHYLPPGLDATFADGYINFRFKNTTEKQLLIRTVVQDKHVTVKLFGTLDEHVSYRTETKQVKVVSPLVRYVSNDTVTLGQEQVLQRGEAGMVVDTFRIKLLDGQEVSRERLPRSSYRAQDGLIAVNPEDPRLKPQDTTPPPSGQEGPVEPV; from the coding sequence GTGAAAAAGGGCTTGCTTGTCGCTTGGGCGGCGGTATTGGTGGCGATCGGCGGAGGGGCTGCGGCTGCTACGTATCATATTGGGCAGGATGATCGCCTTCCGGCGGGATTCTCGGTTGGGGGCTGGGAGGCCGGCGGGTTGTCGGCAGACGAGGCGTTGGGGGAGCTGCGGGGTCGGTTGGCGGGTTTGGAGAAGATGCAGGTTAAGGCGGTGGCATCGGGGGAGGATTCGAGTGTGGGGTTGCCGGTTAAGACCGTGCAGCAACTTGGATTGCGGGTCTCGGCCGACGAAGCGGTGGAAGCGATGGAGCGGTATCGCGACCGCGGCTGGTGGGACCGGGCGTGGATGCGGCTAATCTCGGGGGAGCGCGGAATGTCGTATCCCGTAGAGCTGGCTTGGGACGACGGGGTTTTGCAGCGTGAGGTTCAGCGCGCTTGGGGCGGCGCCGCCGGCAGTCAGCCGAAGGTTGCTACGCGAGTGATTACGGCGGATGACCAGGTCGTTTATACGCGGGAAGTAGTAGGGAGAGAAGTTGATTTGAAGACGTTGGCGGCTCGGGTGAAGGAGCTTGTTCCGTTATCGTTAGCGGCAGATGTGGCTGCGGAACCGCGGAAAATCGCGTTGCCGATTATTGAGACCATCCCGAAGGTGACGATTGCTTCCTTAAAAGAGGAAGGCATCGATCGGAAGATCGCCGAGTTCACCACCTCCTTCGCAACGAGCGCAGAAGGGCGATCGCATAACGTTACAGCAGCCGCGAAAGCTTTGAACGATACGCTGCTGATGCCCGGTGATGTTTTCGAATATGGCAAAATCGTCGACAAAGCCGACAAAGAATACGGCTACCGCGAAGCGCCGGTCATCGTCAACGGCAAGCTGACGCCGGGAGTCGGCGGCGGCATCTGCCAAGTGTCGAGCACGCTGTACAACGCCATCCTGCTCGCAGGCCTGGACGTCGTGGAGCGCCGGAACCACTCCATCCCCGTGCACTACCTGCCTCCGGGGTTGGACGCTACTTTCGCAGACGGCTACATCAATTTCCGATTCAAGAATACGACAGAAAAACAATTGCTCATCCGCACGGTTGTGCAGGATAAGCACGTAACGGTTAAGCTGTTCGGTACGCTCGACGAGCACGTTTCCTACCGCACGGAAACGAAACAGGTGAAAGTAGTCTCGCCTCTGGTCCGTTACGTGAGCAATGACACGGTTACACTCGGCCAAGAGCAAGTTCTGCAGAGAGGCGAAGCCGGCATGGTCGTGGACACTTTCCGCATAAAGTTGCTCGATGGTCAAGAAGTATCGCGCGAACGACTGCCCCGCTCCAGCTACCGCGCTCAGGATGGGTTGATTGCGGTGAATCCGGAGGATCCGCGACTGAAGCCGCAGGACACGACACCTCCGCCATCTGGTCAGGAGGGTCCTGTGGAGCCGGTGTAA